A section of the Sporichthya brevicatena genome encodes:
- the ligD gene encoding non-homologous end-joining DNA ligase has protein sequence MDDLLERLLTPAERKLLRPAKADFVPPMLASPADRPATGDGWLYERKLDGVRILAVRGEQNTRLYSRIQRDNSATFPEVVAALNVAAPPGLVVDGEVVAFDGDATSFGLLQQRLGINDVRRSLAVGVPVHYFLFDVLVYSGQDLTQLPLSTRKQVLAEVVTYVDPLRFSDHREGVGVEFLREACAGGWEGLIAKRAHSRYEAGRRSSHWLKLKCVREQEFVVGGFTVSAAAGRTGFGALLVGYYDGDDLRYAGKVGTGFDQKTLLALRGALDDLTLPDSPFVDAPRSKDARWVDPILVAQVGFTEWTRDGKLRHPRYLGLRHDKDARDVTR, from the coding sequence ATGGACGACCTGCTCGAGCGCCTGCTGACGCCGGCGGAGCGCAAGCTCCTGCGCCCGGCGAAGGCGGACTTCGTCCCGCCGATGCTCGCCTCGCCCGCGGACCGGCCCGCGACCGGCGACGGGTGGCTCTACGAGCGCAAGCTCGACGGCGTGCGGATCCTCGCGGTCCGGGGCGAGCAGAACACCCGCCTGTACTCACGGATCCAGCGCGACAACAGCGCGACGTTCCCGGAGGTCGTCGCAGCCCTCAACGTCGCCGCCCCGCCCGGCCTCGTCGTCGACGGCGAGGTCGTCGCGTTCGACGGGGACGCCACGAGCTTCGGCCTGCTCCAGCAGCGTCTCGGCATCAACGACGTCCGGCGGTCGCTGGCGGTCGGGGTGCCGGTCCACTACTTCCTCTTCGACGTCCTCGTGTACTCCGGTCAGGATCTGACGCAGCTTCCGTTGAGCACCCGCAAGCAGGTGCTGGCCGAGGTCGTCACCTACGTCGACCCGTTGCGGTTCAGCGACCACCGCGAGGGCGTCGGTGTCGAGTTCCTCCGCGAGGCCTGCGCCGGCGGCTGGGAGGGACTCATCGCCAAGCGGGCGCACAGCCGGTACGAAGCGGGGCGAAGGTCCTCGCACTGGCTGAAGCTCAAGTGCGTGCGGGAGCAGGAGTTCGTCGTCGGCGGGTTCACCGTCTCGGCCGCGGCGGGGCGCACCGGATTCGGGGCGCTGCTTGTCGGCTACTACGACGGCGACGACCTGCGCTACGCCGGCAAGGTCGGCACGGGCTTCGACCAGAAGACGCTGCTCGCGCTGCGCGGCGCGCTCGACGACCTGACCCTTCCGGACTCGCCCTTCGTCGACGCCCCACGCTCGAAGGACGCGCGCTGGGTCGACCCGATCCTCGTCGCGCAGGTCGGCTTCACCGAGTGGACCCGCGACGGGAAGCTGCGCCATCCCCGCTACCTCGGCCTCCGGCACGACAAGGACGCGCGCGACGTCACCCGGTGA
- a CDS encoding AIM24 family protein: MRSHLFSANVELETSDYMSLQNPKLLKVKLNGELLARQGAMVAYQGAMEFAYEGAGGMKKLLKKVATGEGVPLMRCRGQGDLFLAQNAYDLYLVDLEGDSLTVNGDNVLAFDPNLTWDIRRVEGASMLAGGVFNMVFTGVGRIALSSFGTPVVLDASQAPTFADLQSAIAWSSSLSTRLVRTAGASALIGRGSGEAFQLAFEGQGFVVVQSSEGPYVAPHNH, from the coding sequence ATGCGGAGTCATCTGTTCAGCGCCAATGTCGAGCTCGAGACCAGTGACTACATGTCGCTGCAGAACCCCAAGCTGCTCAAGGTGAAACTGAACGGGGAGCTGCTGGCCCGCCAGGGGGCGATGGTCGCGTACCAGGGCGCGATGGAGTTCGCCTACGAGGGCGCCGGCGGCATGAAGAAGCTGCTGAAGAAGGTCGCCACCGGCGAGGGTGTCCCGCTCATGCGCTGCCGGGGGCAGGGTGACCTGTTCCTCGCGCAGAACGCCTACGACCTCTACCTCGTCGATCTCGAAGGCGACTCCCTCACCGTCAACGGCGACAACGTCCTCGCGTTCGACCCGAACCTGACGTGGGACATCCGCCGCGTCGAGGGCGCGTCGATGCTCGCGGGCGGCGTGTTCAACATGGTCTTCACCGGCGTCGGACGCATCGCGCTCTCCTCGTTCGGGACGCCGGTCGTGCTCGACGCCTCGCAGGCGCCCACCTTCGCCGACCTGCAGTCCGCGATCGCTTGGTCGTCCTCGCTCTCGACCCGGCTCGTCCGCACAGCCGGCGCCTCGGCCCTGATCGGCCGCGGCTCCGGCGAGGCGTTCCAGCTCGCGTTCGAGGGTCAGGGCTTCGTCGTCGTCCAGTCCTCCGAGGGCCCGTACGTCGCTCCTCACAACCACTGA
- a CDS encoding OsmC family peroxiredoxin, whose protein sequence is MPTRTARTAWTGTLEQGSGKVELTSSKVGTYDVSFPKRAAEDAGGTTSPEELIAAAHSSCYAMQLSALIGQAGGTPQALDVQADVDLGPDPAGGFRLTGIRLTVRGEVDGLDADGFLKVANEAKAACPVSKALTGVEISLDAALEG, encoded by the coding sequence ATGCCCACGCGCACCGCACGCACCGCCTGGACCGGGACCCTCGAGCAGGGCAGTGGCAAGGTCGAGCTGACGAGTTCCAAGGTCGGGACCTACGACGTCTCGTTCCCGAAGCGCGCCGCGGAGGACGCGGGCGGGACGACCAGCCCCGAGGAGCTGATCGCGGCGGCGCACTCGTCCTGCTACGCGATGCAGCTCTCCGCGCTGATCGGCCAGGCCGGCGGCACCCCGCAGGCGCTCGACGTCCAGGCGGACGTCGACCTCGGCCCCGACCCCGCCGGCGGCTTCCGGCTCACCGGCATCCGGCTCACGGTCCGCGGCGAGGTCGACGGCCTCGACGCCGACGGCTTCCTCAAGGTCGCCAACGAGGCCAAGGCCGCGTGCCCGGTGAGCAAGGCCCTCACCGGCGTCGAGATCTCGCTCGACGCGGCGCTCGAGGGCTAG
- a CDS encoding toxin-antitoxin system HicB family antitoxin, giving the protein MHLHPFTDGVRAQLLAAAALGDDRTQQTAQALATAAEPAVRLAVLEAVSAAADEITAALLDVPGAPAVSVRLEADEVHIDVRTGPTTDPTPPAAVDEGENDARISLRLPESLKAQIDTAARAAGISVNTWLLRAATSALGPGRGAPTTSSGPGRITGWING; this is encoded by the coding sequence ATGCACCTGCACCCCTTCACCGACGGCGTCCGCGCCCAGCTCCTCGCCGCGGCGGCGCTCGGCGACGACCGCACCCAGCAGACGGCCCAGGCCCTCGCGACCGCGGCCGAGCCGGCCGTGCGGCTCGCGGTCCTGGAGGCGGTCTCCGCCGCGGCGGACGAGATCACCGCCGCCCTCCTCGACGTCCCGGGGGCCCCGGCGGTGTCGGTGCGACTGGAGGCGGACGAGGTGCACATCGACGTCCGCACCGGCCCCACGACGGACCCGACGCCCCCGGCCGCGGTGGACGAGGGAGAGAACGACGCCCGGATCTCGCTGCGGCTGCCGGAGTCGCTCAAGGCGCAGATCGACACCGCCGCCCGCGCCGCCGGGATCTCGGTGAACACCTGGCTGCTCCGCGCCGCCACCTCCGCCCTCGGCCCCGGCCGCGGCGCGCCCACCACCAGCAGCGGACCCGGCCGGATCACCGGCTGGATCAACGGCTGA
- a CDS encoding peptidase M6 immune inhibitor A: MRVKTPRAVVAAAGVLGLLAAVTTGASTTARAADSPAESATRAGSAPDTLHLPEVTSLALSPQLQEMLGATTIDLDTLAKLRAARPSIPGEKTPPVGTTLLWPALDAAKGGPIGVYLKQYTLRAVGNHVEVWVASGQDGTSQGIRFPEGDCRNDVPGSVEITDAQLKSLVSEFDNNIYPKETAAFSTPRDRAGINTIPGLSAAGVNFAGDGDNTVTLVDNVRDPNFYEFPENRSYIAGFFMPLLNELTDRNIMTIDAFDWLHRTGANPKDEPDDDLCKSRPARPRSYEGTFAHEWQHLLHYYQDSLEHTWVNEGLSEFTETLVGYADATLTVDQAGSQGSLHCFQGWSIVKARGNPNPQACGGPQNSLTKWGDEGEGSEILADYGNAWSFMLFLYDRWGVEILAGLHRDKEAQGLTSVQRQLDQVASGTKVLDVLHDYQLMNLLDRFVDRKDGQVRGIAKERVTSKSLNATVNLENPASYAKPGAAPNGADYIVLRQGKDALPTSFGFTGAKMLPGAQESSSGDDPIALLDEILFGSPEEGAGTVANWHVSLVGIDAKKHRALVRSVDGFDVSFGAKDLAAFRSYPLLVAVVSHDDPVDTETNGDENAPYTYTVNGREQTG, from the coding sequence ATGAGGGTGAAGACGCCGAGAGCGGTCGTCGCGGCGGCCGGGGTGCTCGGCCTCCTGGCTGCCGTCACGACGGGGGCATCGACCACCGCGCGCGCCGCGGACTCGCCCGCTGAGTCCGCGACGCGCGCCGGTAGCGCCCCGGACACCCTGCACCTGCCCGAGGTGACGAGCCTCGCGCTCTCGCCCCAGCTCCAGGAGATGCTCGGGGCGACGACGATCGACCTGGACACGCTCGCGAAGCTGCGCGCGGCGCGGCCGTCGATCCCGGGGGAGAAGACCCCGCCGGTCGGGACCACGCTGCTGTGGCCGGCGCTCGACGCCGCCAAGGGCGGGCCGATCGGGGTGTACCTCAAGCAGTACACGCTGCGGGCCGTTGGCAACCACGTCGAGGTGTGGGTGGCCTCCGGGCAGGACGGCACCTCCCAAGGCATCCGCTTCCCCGAGGGCGACTGCCGTAACGACGTGCCCGGCTCCGTCGAGATCACCGACGCGCAGCTCAAGAGCCTGGTCTCGGAGTTCGACAACAACATCTACCCGAAGGAGACCGCCGCCTTCTCCACACCGCGGGACCGGGCGGGGATCAACACCATCCCGGGCCTGTCCGCGGCCGGCGTCAACTTCGCGGGCGACGGCGACAACACCGTCACGCTCGTCGACAACGTGCGCGACCCGAACTTCTACGAGTTCCCGGAGAACCGGTCCTACATCGCCGGGTTCTTCATGCCGCTGCTCAACGAGCTCACCGACCGCAACATCATGACGATCGACGCCTTCGACTGGCTGCACCGCACGGGCGCCAACCCGAAGGACGAGCCGGACGACGACCTGTGCAAGTCGCGCCCCGCGCGCCCGCGGTCCTACGAGGGCACGTTCGCGCACGAGTGGCAACACCTGCTGCACTACTACCAGGACTCGCTCGAGCACACCTGGGTCAACGAGGGCCTGTCCGAGTTCACCGAGACGCTGGTCGGGTACGCCGACGCCACTCTGACGGTGGATCAGGCCGGATCGCAGGGTTCGCTGCACTGCTTCCAGGGCTGGTCGATCGTGAAGGCCCGTGGCAACCCGAACCCGCAGGCGTGCGGTGGTCCGCAGAATTCACTGACCAAGTGGGGTGACGAGGGCGAGGGCTCCGAGATCCTCGCCGACTACGGCAACGCCTGGTCGTTCATGCTCTTCCTCTACGACCGTTGGGGCGTGGAGATCCTGGCCGGCCTGCATCGCGACAAGGAGGCGCAGGGGCTCACCAGCGTCCAGCGCCAGCTCGACCAGGTCGCGTCCGGGACCAAGGTGCTCGACGTCCTGCACGACTACCAGTTGATGAACCTGCTCGACCGGTTCGTCGACCGCAAGGACGGGCAGGTCCGCGGCATCGCCAAGGAGCGTGTGACGAGCAAGAGCCTGAACGCGACCGTGAACCTCGAGAACCCGGCGTCGTACGCGAAACCGGGCGCGGCGCCGAACGGCGCGGACTACATCGTCCTGCGTCAGGGCAAGGACGCGTTGCCGACCTCGTTCGGTTTCACCGGCGCAAAGATGCTCCCCGGCGCTCAGGAGTCCTCGAGCGGGGACGACCCGATCGCGCTGCTCGACGAGATCCTCTTCGGCTCGCCGGAGGAGGGCGCCGGCACGGTCGCCAACTGGCACGTCAGTCTCGTCGGCATCGACGCCAAGAAGCACCGGGCGCTCGTCCGCTCGGTCGACGGGTTCGACGTCTCCTTCGGGGCGAAGGACCTCGCGGCGTTCAGGTCGTACCCGCTGCTCGTCGCGGTCGTCAGCCACGACGACCCGGTGGACACCGAGACCAACGGCGACGAGAACGCGCCCTACACCTACACGGTCAACGGCCGGGAGCAGACGGGCTGA
- a CDS encoding GAF domain-containing protein — protein sequence MAKDDATLVEETVAAVQAATNLDEALHGVVRLLRPRFDLWHASFCAQPSEEPSIRILASWSLAESVFDPGTEINATISEIVPRVLDELREGNPTAFLVGEDRESIVDHLLEKQGVSSVVTVPIHDDGQLLLFLALGASTGEAFHTAGRRFFTELSLGIGETVLRLVSPSAPGR from the coding sequence ATGGCCAAGGACGACGCGACCCTGGTCGAGGAGACGGTCGCCGCCGTGCAGGCCGCGACGAATCTCGACGAGGCCCTCCACGGGGTGGTGCGGCTCCTGCGGCCCCGGTTCGACCTCTGGCACGCGAGCTTCTGCGCGCAGCCGTCCGAGGAGCCGTCGATCCGGATCCTGGCGTCCTGGTCGCTCGCGGAGAGCGTCTTCGACCCCGGGACCGAGATCAACGCGACGATCTCGGAGATCGTCCCGCGCGTCCTCGACGAACTGCGGGAGGGCAACCCGACCGCGTTCCTGGTCGGCGAGGACCGGGAGTCGATCGTGGACCACCTGCTCGAGAAGCAGGGCGTGTCCTCGGTCGTGACCGTCCCGATCCACGACGACGGGCAGTTGCTGCTGTTCCTCGCCCTCGGCGCCAGCACCGGCGAGGCGTTCCACACCGCCGGCCGGCGCTTCTTCACCGAGCTCTCGCTCGGCATCGGCGAGACCGTCCTGCGCCTCGTCAGCCCGTCTGCTCCCGGCCGTTGA
- a CDS encoding MFS transporter: MAQQYVEGRVRLIAMLVATCGAATSVFLTLGVTFSGAPQIAAALRADQADLQWIGDVYPLVVAAILLPAGVLGDRLGRKKALVAGTGVLAAGMFLVARSDSPGAMIAALFFSALGAGVAFPATLATITVAVAPERRSTAVGIWAAAVPMGGMCGTLIGGVLIATTDTWRAGYVVLGVLAVVFALLALVVVPETRDPVRQPLDPVGVVLSVVGIAALVLGVTEGPSHGWTDRGTLGWLALAGVALAAFVRWELGRTRPLLDLRLFREEGVAPAAVAIWAVFFGTYAMAFLSFQYLAFALEFSALRAALGLLPFGVTMIPLAVLGPRLAARYGTRAVVATSLLAGAVGASLSGVLAVWQGYWGLAIGLALLGAIGLGGGPVTEEITRRLPAAKQGVASAVNNLTRELGAVFGVAFTGTAFNIGYRHEISAALDPAADPLAALAQDSPASGLAAAGQAGADAPTYVTAVLDGVDTGWLAAMGTVAAFCALATGYFLARYPARDDRPAGEVTDPRPTTTAASG; the protein is encoded by the coding sequence GTGGCGCAGCAGTACGTCGAGGGCCGGGTCCGGCTGATCGCGATGCTGGTCGCGACCTGCGGCGCGGCGACCAGCGTGTTCCTCACCCTCGGGGTCACGTTCTCGGGAGCGCCGCAGATCGCGGCGGCGCTGCGGGCCGATCAGGCCGACCTGCAGTGGATCGGCGACGTGTACCCGCTCGTGGTCGCGGCGATCCTGTTGCCCGCCGGCGTCCTCGGTGATCGCCTCGGCCGCAAGAAGGCGTTGGTGGCCGGTACGGGGGTGCTCGCGGCCGGGATGTTCCTCGTCGCCCGGTCGGACTCGCCCGGCGCGATGATCGCGGCGCTCTTCTTCTCCGCGCTCGGTGCGGGGGTCGCGTTCCCCGCCACACTGGCGACGATCACGGTCGCCGTCGCCCCGGAGCGGCGCAGCACCGCGGTCGGGATCTGGGCCGCGGCGGTGCCGATGGGTGGCATGTGCGGCACGCTGATCGGCGGGGTGCTGATCGCGACGACCGACACCTGGCGTGCGGGGTACGTCGTCCTCGGCGTGCTCGCCGTGGTGTTCGCGCTGCTGGCGCTGGTCGTCGTGCCGGAGACGCGCGACCCGGTCCGTCAGCCCCTCGACCCGGTGGGCGTCGTCCTGTCCGTGGTGGGCATCGCGGCGCTGGTGCTCGGCGTCACTGAGGGGCCGTCACACGGCTGGACCGACCGGGGGACGCTCGGGTGGCTCGCGCTCGCCGGCGTCGCGCTGGCCGCGTTCGTCCGGTGGGAGCTCGGCCGGACCCGCCCGCTGCTCGACCTGCGGCTCTTTCGGGAGGAGGGGGTCGCCCCCGCCGCCGTCGCGATCTGGGCCGTGTTCTTCGGCACCTACGCGATGGCCTTCCTGTCGTTCCAGTACCTCGCGTTCGCACTGGAGTTCTCCGCCCTGCGGGCCGCGCTGGGCCTGCTCCCCTTCGGCGTGACGATGATTCCGCTCGCCGTCCTGGGCCCGCGGCTCGCGGCGCGGTACGGGACCCGTGCGGTGGTGGCGACGTCGCTGCTGGCGGGCGCGGTCGGGGCGAGCCTGTCGGGCGTGCTCGCCGTGTGGCAGGGCTACTGGGGTCTCGCGATCGGACTCGCGCTCCTCGGGGCGATCGGGCTCGGCGGCGGTCCGGTGACGGAGGAGATCACCCGCCGCCTGCCCGCCGCGAAGCAGGGTGTCGCGTCGGCGGTGAACAACCTGACCCGCGAACTCGGCGCGGTGTTCGGGGTCGCGTTCACCGGAACCGCGTTCAACATCGGCTACCGGCACGAGATCTCCGCCGCGCTCGACCCCGCGGCCGACCCGCTGGCTGCTCTCGCGCAGGACTCTCCGGCGTCCGGCCTCGCCGCCGCCGGTCAGGCCGGGGCGGACGCGCCGACGTACGTGACCGCCGTGCTCGACGGCGTCGACACCGGCTGGCTCGCCGCGATGGGCACCGTCGCCGCGTTCTGTGCGCTTGCGACCGGCTACTTCCTGGCGCGCTACCCGGCGCGGGACGACCGGCCGGCGGGTGAGGTCACAGACCCGCGTCCGACAACGACCGCAGCGTCTGGCTGA
- a CDS encoding DUF4404 family protein: protein MNPFRRLLDELDEILDRHDPDAEDETTEGADSLSELRAEVADHLAHDRPADEDPEKHSRIVEILEDAEDRWQAQHPRLAQAISQTLRSLSDAGL from the coding sequence GTGAACCCCTTCCGGCGCCTGCTCGACGAACTGGACGAGATCCTCGACCGGCACGACCCGGACGCCGAGGACGAGACGACCGAGGGAGCCGACTCCCTGTCCGAGCTCCGGGCCGAGGTCGCGGACCACCTGGCCCACGACCGGCCGGCGGACGAGGATCCCGAGAAGCACTCGCGGATCGTCGAGATCCTCGAGGACGCCGAGGACCGCTGGCAGGCCCAGCACCCGCGACTCGCGCAGGCGATCAGCCAGACGCTGCGGTCGTTGTCGGACGCGGGTCTGTGA
- a CDS encoding maleylpyruvate isomerase N-terminal domain-containing protein, with protein sequence MDFSTAWGDLLAAVAALDAADFAQPSGCAGWLVRDLVCHLVIDAQDVLITLATPAAGPATRDAASYWTVGNAPPTGDDPLDALTVRLAAAYEDPALLQFHLDDVGSAAGRAAALADRAAPVRTQGEVLRVGDYLDAYVLEATLHHLDLVAHLDRPGPAAASRAAARALLERIAAAKFPAAWPDAEALQVGTGRRPLTPDLAADLGELAERVPLILG encoded by the coding sequence ATGGACTTCAGCACCGCGTGGGGCGATCTTCTGGCGGCGGTGGCAGCGCTCGACGCGGCCGACTTCGCCCAGCCGTCGGGCTGTGCGGGGTGGCTCGTCCGGGACCTGGTCTGCCATCTCGTCATCGACGCGCAGGACGTGCTGATCACCCTGGCGACGCCCGCCGCCGGGCCGGCGACCCGGGACGCGGCGTCGTACTGGACCGTCGGGAACGCCCCGCCGACCGGGGACGACCCCCTCGACGCGCTCACCGTGCGCCTGGCCGCCGCGTACGAGGACCCCGCCCTGCTGCAGTTCCACCTCGACGACGTCGGATCCGCCGCGGGGCGGGCGGCGGCGCTCGCCGACCGGGCGGCTCCGGTGCGGACGCAGGGCGAGGTGCTGCGCGTCGGGGACTACCTCGACGCCTACGTCCTGGAGGCGACGCTGCACCACCTCGACCTCGTGGCCCACCTGGATCGGCCGGGGCCGGCCGCCGCGTCCCGGGCGGCGGCGCGGGCGCTGCTCGAGCGGATCGCGGCGGCGAAGTTCCCGGCGGCCTGGCCGGACGCCGAGGCCCTCCAGGTCGGCACCGGGCGGCGGCCCCTGACGCCCGACCTGGCCGCTGACCTGGGTGAACTCGCGGAGCGCGTGCCGCTGATCCTGGGCTGA
- a CDS encoding GntR family transcriptional regulator — translation MTSAPAAQRVYDRIRQEILDGTLAGGSLLSEVEVAARLGVSRTPVHEAFRKLEAEDLLELAPRRGAIVVPVRPGEAADVLEIRHALEVSAARRLAHADPAVREAFRAAAAALLAEQDRIAAAGDLAAFAAADADFHRAIVTASGNQIADRVYASLADRQQRMTIGAVGARTDRLPVLADEHRQLAGLVVDAEVAAFEALLARHFLTTHQSVLGQAGTQPIFAVREDA, via the coding sequence ATGACCTCAGCCCCCGCGGCCCAGCGCGTGTACGACCGAATCCGGCAGGAGATCCTCGACGGGACGCTCGCCGGCGGCAGCCTGCTCAGCGAGGTCGAGGTCGCCGCGCGGCTCGGGGTCAGCCGGACGCCCGTGCACGAGGCCTTCCGCAAGCTCGAGGCCGAGGACCTGCTGGAGCTGGCGCCGCGGCGCGGCGCGATCGTCGTCCCGGTCCGGCCGGGGGAGGCGGCGGACGTCCTCGAGATCCGCCATGCGCTCGAGGTCTCCGCGGCCCGCCGCCTGGCGCACGCGGACCCCGCGGTGCGCGAGGCCTTCCGCGCCGCCGCGGCCGCGCTGCTCGCCGAGCAGGACCGCATCGCCGCCGCCGGTGACCTCGCGGCGTTCGCGGCGGCCGACGCCGACTTCCACCGCGCGATCGTGACCGCCTCGGGCAACCAGATCGCGGACCGCGTCTACGCCTCGCTGGCCGACCGTCAGCAGCGCATGACGATCGGCGCCGTCGGCGCCCGCACGGACCGTCTGCCGGTCCTCGCCGACGAGCACCGCCAGTTGGCCGGTCTCGTCGTCGACGCCGAGGTGGCAGCGTTCGAGGCCCTGCTCGCGCGGCACTTCCTGACGACCCATCAGAGCGTGCTCGGCCAGGCCGGGACGCAGCCGATCTTCGCCGTGCGGGAGGACGCGTGA
- a CDS encoding MFS transporter, with translation MSVDASLRPPATDAATDAATAVDDPHPHAWRRVAAAMFVIGWGGNQFTPLLSVYKELGGFTQLDVDVFLGAYVFGLIPGLLVASALSNRLGRRPVLLAGLWSALVGTLLLSLGVHGGYAGVVGGRMLSGVSVGIAMSVGTTWVSELATRSGTRSGAGARRSALWLTAGLGLGPASAGLLAQYASPALTWPFLTHALLCVPAIVLLTTAPWAETRARRTEPLRLADLRVPAVRHRRFLRVVLPMAPWVFGSAAVAYAIVPQQVEGAVGEWALLFAAALAVGTLGTGVLVQPVARRLDDAGSARAIVVSMALMTVGVALAAVTAATESPWLAAPVALLLGAAYGIAVVSGLLEVQRIARPDELAGLTGVYYALCYVGFLLPAVLAGLAHWFGYPAMLTAVAVLAAGCAAVCAAHWAKHLPAAA, from the coding sequence GTGAGCGTCGACGCCTCGCTCCGCCCGCCCGCGACCGACGCCGCGACCGACGCCGCGACCGCCGTGGACGACCCGCACCCGCACGCCTGGCGTCGCGTCGCCGCGGCCATGTTCGTCATCGGCTGGGGCGGCAACCAGTTCACGCCGCTGCTCTCGGTCTACAAGGAGCTCGGCGGGTTCACCCAGCTCGACGTCGACGTCTTCCTCGGCGCCTACGTCTTCGGTCTCATCCCCGGCCTGCTCGTCGCGTCCGCGCTGTCGAACCGGCTCGGTCGCCGCCCGGTGCTGCTGGCCGGGCTGTGGTCCGCGCTCGTCGGCACGCTGCTGCTCTCGCTCGGGGTGCACGGCGGCTATGCCGGTGTCGTCGGCGGCCGGATGCTCAGCGGCGTGTCCGTCGGCATCGCGATGTCCGTGGGCACGACGTGGGTCAGCGAACTCGCGACGCGCTCGGGGACGCGCTCGGGCGCCGGGGCGCGCCGCTCCGCGCTCTGGCTGACCGCCGGGCTCGGACTGGGACCGGCGTCGGCCGGTCTGCTCGCGCAGTACGCGAGCCCCGCGCTGACGTGGCCGTTCCTGACCCACGCGCTGCTGTGCGTGCCCGCGATCGTGCTGCTGACCACGGCGCCCTGGGCGGAGACCCGGGCGCGCCGCACCGAGCCGCTGCGCCTGGCCGACCTGCGTGTGCCTGCGGTGCGGCACCGCCGCTTCCTCCGCGTCGTTCTGCCGATGGCGCCGTGGGTGTTCGGCTCCGCCGCTGTCGCCTACGCGATCGTGCCCCAGCAGGTCGAGGGCGCCGTCGGGGAGTGGGCGCTGTTGTTCGCGGCCGCGCTCGCCGTCGGGACGCTCGGGACGGGCGTGCTCGTCCAGCCCGTCGCGCGGCGGCTCGACGACGCCGGCTCGGCGCGCGCGATCGTCGTGTCGATGGCGCTGATGACCGTCGGTGTCGCGCTCGCGGCCGTCACCGCGGCGACCGAGTCGCCCTGGCTCGCCGCGCCCGTCGCGCTGCTGCTCGGCGCGGCCTACGGCATCGCGGTCGTGTCCGGGCTGCTCGAGGTCCAGCGCATCGCGCGGCCCGACGAGCTCGCCGGCCTGACCGGGGTCTACTACGCGCTCTGCTACGTCGGCTTCCTGCTCCCGGCGGTCCTCGCCGGGCTCGCGCACTGGTTCGGCTACCCGGCGATGCTCACCGCCGTCGCGGTGCTCGCCGCCGGCTGCGCCGCGGTGTGCGCCGCCCACTGGGCGAAGCACCTCCCCGCCGCGGCCTGA
- a CDS encoding siderophore-interacting protein, which translates to MSKQSYTAEVTAVTRQSPSLMRVELGGEGLAEFRSLGVPDEACVFEFPAPDSPRRHLPEPGRWYSLAEVGPRRMVIGIVLHPGGRGSGWAERATVGETLRITEHNSWFKRPADAAWQILLGDITALPAFARICAESTIPTQVVLEVPDPADEIPIPAAEVRWVHNADLAAHSTLGDLVRGLHRPEGPGYVYVAGESKATRTARKFLRDEWSLGNDRFGAIGYWRHAR; encoded by the coding sequence GTGAGCAAGCAGTCGTACACCGCTGAGGTGACCGCGGTGACGCGGCAGTCGCCGAGCCTGATGCGGGTGGAGCTCGGGGGCGAGGGTCTCGCGGAGTTCCGTTCGCTCGGCGTCCCCGACGAGGCGTGCGTGTTCGAGTTCCCGGCGCCGGACTCGCCGCGTCGGCACCTGCCCGAGCCCGGGCGTTGGTACTCCCTGGCCGAGGTCGGGCCGCGGCGGATGGTGATCGGCATCGTCCTGCACCCCGGCGGCCGGGGCTCGGGCTGGGCCGAGCGCGCGACGGTCGGCGAGACGCTGCGCATCACCGAGCACAACAGCTGGTTCAAGCGCCCCGCGGACGCCGCCTGGCAGATCCTCCTCGGCGACATCACCGCCCTGCCGGCGTTCGCCCGCATCTGCGCCGAGAGCACGATCCCGACCCAGGTGGTCCTCGAGGTCCCCGACCCGGCCGACGAGATCCCGATCCCGGCGGCCGAGGTCCGCTGGGTCCACAACGCCGACCTCGCCGCGCACAGCACGCTCGGCGACCTGGTCCGCGGGCTGCACCGCCCCGAGGGGCCGGGTTACGTCTACGTCGCGGGGGAGTCGAAGGCCACCCGCACCGCGCGCAAGTTCCTCCGGGACGAGTGGAGCCTCGGCAACGACCGCTTCGGGGCCATCGGGTACTGGCGCCACGCGCGTTGA